Proteins found in one Carboxydothermus pertinax genomic segment:
- the csm5 gene encoding type III-A CRISPR-associated RAMP protein Csm5, giving the protein MATYEIEVLSPLFVGSGQKYPPLEYLISLEEEKFVVADMERVFTSPRFMLNDFLDKVKKPGFYLGDEYPWAREFPRFKFDSSKKTLLDLKTRKAEVLAPVAEGEGFYLPGSSLKGSLRTLIYKINLSAIKETFNEKIKKSLQNSGVKKEKLSEAAEMALTGTPNYSLFRALKVGDSLPLGEESLGLYQVKVLSLTAGGYRWKVLPGEQSTADLEQATSSFFIGFKPGVKLQGSFKVEEKYLTADNFPLVNKAYFNNWQERAREVQRQFLQNELKFYEEIGLSELKKFYQKLIQDSVEGIVLQIGFGTGFNSKTLKETVPLEELKGVLNWARIKYRENFPFPKTRKIVVEEGKPLYPLGWIKLKILE; this is encoded by the coding sequence GTGGCAACATACGAAATTGAGGTTTTATCTCCGCTCTTTGTTGGTTCCGGTCAAAAATATCCTCCCCTGGAATATTTAATTTCGTTAGAAGAAGAAAAATTTGTTGTTGCCGATATGGAGCGGGTATTTACCTCGCCAAGGTTTATGTTAAATGATTTTCTGGATAAGGTAAAAAAACCAGGATTTTACCTGGGGGATGAGTACCCCTGGGCCAGAGAATTTCCACGTTTTAAATTTGACAGCTCAAAGAAAACCTTACTTGACCTGAAAACGCGTAAAGCGGAAGTTTTAGCCCCTGTAGCTGAAGGGGAGGGATTTTATTTACCTGGAAGTTCTTTGAAAGGTTCTCTTAGGACGTTAATCTATAAAATAAATTTATCCGCAATAAAAGAAACTTTTAACGAAAAAATTAAAAAAAGCCTGCAAAATTCAGGAGTCAAAAAAGAAAAATTAAGCGAAGCAGCGGAAATGGCTTTAACCGGAACCCCTAACTACTCTCTTTTCCGGGCTCTTAAGGTTGGTGACAGCCTGCCCCTGGGGGAGGAAAGTTTAGGGCTTTATCAGGTAAAGGTGTTAAGCCTTACGGCCGGTGGTTACCGGTGGAAAGTTCTACCTGGAGAGCAATCTACAGCAGATTTGGAGCAGGCTACCAGCAGCTTTTTCATTGGTTTTAAACCGGGAGTTAAGCTTCAGGGGAGCTTTAAGGTAGAGGAAAAGTATCTTACCGCTGATAACTTTCCTCTGGTAAATAAAGCATATTTTAATAACTGGCAGGAAAGGGCAAGAGAGGTTCAGCGGCAATTTTTACAAAATGAACTAAAATTTTATGAGGAAATTGGTCTTAGTGAGCTTAAAAAGTTTTACCAGAAACTTATTCAGGATAGTGTTGAGGGAATAGTTTTGCAAATAGGCTTTGGAACTGGCTTTAACAGTAAGACCTTAAAAGAAACAGTGCCGCTCGAGGAGTTAAAGGGAGTACTTAACTGGGCCAGGATAAAATACCGGGAAAACTTTCCCTTTCCTAAAACCCGAAAAATAGTGGTGGAGGAAGGGAAACCTCTTTATCCCTTGGGTTGGATTAAATTAAAAATTTTAGAGTAG
- the csm4 gene encoding type III-A CRISPR-associated RAMP protein Csm4, with product MAYKVALIKPKGPLNLGKKAGDLTSSKILPGSDQLFSALLNAFSLFYGSGETKAFLEALVEKPVLKLSSLFPAQVIGEKIYYFVPKPLTLDLTSYFSDVKIAKKIEYLPVESLEKIAKGEGPGEGYVVQKAYLPVEKEYWYQSREIPRVALDRITYSSNIYYCTGITFAENVYLYFLYEIAPEWKTKFETALRVLADEGLGGERTYGFGQFSVEFREDFSWLLQGEYMFLLSNYYPNKDELVKITEVVQAYTLVESGGFVYSRSDRGVRKKSVRFFGPGSVFGFKPVGRLVDVTPKYFTEHPVYRYGYAFTLPWKGGI from the coding sequence ATGGCATACAAAGTAGCTCTAATTAAGCCTAAAGGCCCCCTAAACTTAGGGAAAAAAGCCGGTGACTTAACCAGCAGTAAAATATTGCCGGGAAGCGACCAGCTGTTTTCGGCCCTCTTAAATGCTTTTTCCCTTTTCTATGGGTCCGGTGAGACGAAGGCCTTTTTAGAAGCTTTAGTGGAAAAACCGGTTTTAAAACTTTCTTCCCTCTTTCCAGCTCAAGTTATTGGGGAAAAAATTTATTATTTTGTACCTAAGCCTCTGACTTTGGATTTAACTTCTTATTTTTCCGATGTAAAAATTGCCAAAAAAATAGAATACTTACCCGTAGAAAGCTTAGAAAAAATTGCTAAAGGCGAAGGGCCGGGAGAAGGGTACGTAGTGCAGAAAGCATATTTGCCGGTTGAGAAGGAGTACTGGTATCAAAGCCGGGAGATTCCCCGGGTAGCCTTAGACCGGATTACTTACAGTTCCAACATTTATTACTGCACGGGTATAACCTTTGCGGAAAATGTTTATCTTTATTTCCTCTATGAAATAGCACCGGAGTGGAAAACAAAATTTGAAACAGCTTTAAGAGTTCTTGCGGATGAAGGGTTAGGGGGAGAGAGGACCTACGGTTTTGGCCAGTTTTCCGTAGAGTTTCGGGAAGATTTTTCCTGGCTGCTTCAAGGAGAATATATGTTTTTACTTTCAAACTATTATCCTAATAAGGATGAACTTGTTAAAATTACAGAGGTTGTACAAGCTTACACCCTGGTTGAGTCAGGGGGATTTGTGTATAGCCGTTCTGACCGAGGGGTTAGAAAAAAATCGGTGCGTTTCTTTGGACCGGGTTCAGTCTTTGGCTTTAAGCCAGTGGGACGTTTGGTAGATGTTACTCCCAAATACTTTACCGAGCATCCGGTATACCGGTACGGTTATGCCTTTACCCTTCCCTGGAAAGGGGGGATATAA
- the csm2 gene encoding type III-A CRISPR-associated protein Csm2, which yields MNGRNNRYQKDYQNQNRTQESNRQQKSKNQEDPIIIEVKENITKILSKEIDRDGKILIENAMKLGEYLKDKGMTTSQIRNLYNEAKAIDYNKENGPYNVSLLRAKFAYNAGKYKDKVKGFQIIADKALANVDSADKFERFLDFFEAVVAYHRAYGGKE from the coding sequence GTGAATGGAAGAAATAATAGATACCAAAAGGATTATCAAAATCAAAACAGAACTCAAGAGTCAAACAGACAACAAAAATCAAAGAATCAAGAAGACCCAATAATTATAGAAGTAAAAGAAAATATTACTAAAATTTTGAGTAAAGAAATTGATAGAGATGGCAAAATTTTGATAGAAAACGCTATGAAGCTTGGTGAGTATTTAAAAGATAAGGGCATGACAACTTCTCAAATTAGAAATCTATATAATGAAGCTAAAGCAATTGATTATAATAAAGAAAATGGACCTTACAATGTTAGCTTATTAAGAGCAAAATTTGCCTATAACGCTGGAAAATATAAAGATAAAGTAAAAGGATTTCAGATCATTGCTGATAAAGCATTAGCCAATGTTGATAGTGCAGATAAATTTGAACGGTTTCTTGATTTCTTTGAAGCAGTTGTCGCCTATCACCGGGCTTATGGCGGTAAAGAATAG
- the csm3 gene encoding type III-A CRISPR-associated RAMP protein Csm3, which produces MEELKLLGKIIIKGKIKTLTGLHIGGSQGSIEIGGIDNSVIKDEKGRPYIPGSSLKGKLRSLLESFEDYLSPSKLVYQKKTDDSEIKIHICNDENCAVCTIFGRNAGNYKKVGDGELTYDEMKNVTTPTRLYIRDACLDEESIKDIKPNLDLEWTEVKFENSIDRITSAANPRQTERVPRGAEFCFELVYNVLREKDKELFSKVLTAMKLLEDDYLGGSGSRGYGKIMFKDLAVYWKSREEYETGNFRAEPLAMGSLEELRQKNIPQLLK; this is translated from the coding sequence ATGGAAGAGTTAAAATTGTTAGGGAAAATCATTATAAAAGGTAAAATTAAAACTTTAACTGGTTTGCACATTGGTGGCTCTCAGGGAAGCATCGAGATTGGTGGAATAGATAATAGCGTTATAAAGGATGAAAAAGGTAGACCTTATATTCCTGGGTCAAGCTTAAAAGGAAAATTAAGGAGTTTATTGGAAAGTTTTGAGGATTATTTATCACCATCAAAGCTTGTTTATCAAAAAAAGACTGATGACTCAGAAATAAAAATTCATATTTGTAATGATGAAAATTGTGCTGTATGTACAATATTCGGCAGGAATGCCGGAAATTACAAAAAAGTTGGGGACGGTGAATTAACATATGATGAAATGAAGAACGTTACTACCCCCACCCGTCTCTATATCCGGGATGCCTGTTTGGATGAAGAAAGTATTAAAGACATTAAGCCCAATCTTGATTTAGAATGGACCGAGGTCAAATTTGAAAACTCTATCGACCGGATTACTTCAGCGGCTAATCCCCGGCAAACCGAAAGAGTACCGCGGGGAGCGGAGTTTTGCTTTGAGCTAGTCTATAACGTTTTGCGGGAAAAAGATAAAGAGCTGTTTTCAAAAGTGCTAACCGCGATGAAACTTTTAGAAGATGACTATCTTGGAGGTTCCGGCAGCCGGGGTTACGGAAAGATTATGTTTAAGGATTTAGCGGTTTACTGGAAGTCTCGCGAGGAATATGAGACCGGAAACTTTAGGGCAGAACCGTTAGCTATGGGGTCTTTAGAGGAGCTTAGACAGAAGAATATTCCGCAATTGTTGAAATAA